One segment of Cynocephalus volans isolate mCynVol1 chromosome 8, mCynVol1.pri, whole genome shotgun sequence DNA contains the following:
- the RBM15 gene encoding RNA-binding protein 15 translates to MKAAGRDPLPRRSPRWRRAVPLCETSAGRRVNQLRADDLRRPVTMKGKERSPVKAKRSRGGEDTTSRGERSKKLGGSGGSNGSSSGKTDSGGGSRRSLHLDKSSSRGGSREYDTGGGSSSSRLHGYSSPSTKNSSGGGESRSSSRGGGGESRSSGAASAPGGGDGGEYKTLKISELGSQLSDEAVEDGLFHEFKRFGDVSVKISHLSGSGSGDERVAFVNFRRPEDARAAKHARGRLVLYDRPLKIEAVYVSRRRSRSPLDKDTYPPSASVVGASVGGHRHPPGGGGGGQRSLSPGGAALGYRDYRLQQLALGRLPPPPPPPLPRELERERDYPFYERVRPAYSLEPRVGAGAGAAPFREVDEISPEDDQRANRTLFLGNLDITVTESDLRRAFDRFGVITEVDIKRPSRGQTSTYGFLKFENLDMSHRAKLAMSGKIIIRNPIKIGYGKATPTTRLWVGGLGPWVPLAALAREFDRFGTIRTIDYRKGDSWAYIQYESLDAAHAAWTHMRGFPLGGPDRRLRVDFADTEHRYQQQYLQPLPLTHYELVTDTFGHRAPDPLRGARDRTPPLLYRDRDRDLYPDSDWVPPPPPVRERSTRTAATAVPAYEPLDSLDRRRDGWSLDRDRGDRDLPSSRDQPRKRRLPEESGGRHLDRSPESDRPRKRHCAPSPDRSPELSSSRDRYNSDNDRSSRLLLLERPSPIRDRRGSLEKSQGDKRDRKNSASAERDRKHRTTASTEGKSPLKKEDRSDGTAPSSSTASSKLKSPAQKQDGGTAPATAASPKLCLAWQGMLLLKNSNFPSNMHLLQGDLQVASSLLVEGSTGGKVAQLKITQRLRLDQPKLDEVTRRIKVAGPNGYAILLAVPGSSDSRSSSSSATSDTATSTQRPLRNLVSYLKQKQAAGVISLPVGGNKDKENTGVLHAFPPCEFSQQFLDSPAKALAKSEEDYLVMIIVRVFGFEIGVRYENKKRSGAEPVNILVIAMSLKGENDFSKTGEQWMKIRNSKL, encoded by the exons ATGAAGGCTGCAGGGCGGGATCCTTTGCCGCGGCGGAGTCCAAGATGGCGGCGTGCGGTTCCCCTGTGTGAAACGAGTGCGGGGCGGCGGGTTAATCAGCTCCGCGCAGACGACCTCCGACGACCCGTAACAATGAAGGGGAAAGAGCGCTCTCCAGTCAAGGCTAAACGCTCCCGTGGTGGTGAGGACACGACTTCCCGCGGGGAGCGGAGCAAGAAGTTAGGGGGCTCTGGTGGCAGCAATGGGAGCAGCAGCGGAAAGACCGACAGCGGCGGCGGGTCGCGGCGGAGTCTTCATCTGGACAAGTCGAGCAGCCGAGGTGGTAGCCGCGAGTATGACACTGGTGGGGGTAGCTCCAGTAGCCGCTTGCATGGTTACAGCTCCCCAAGCACCAAAAATTCCTCGGGCGGGGGCGAGTCGCGCAGCAGCTCCCGGGGTGGAGGCGGGGAGTCACGTTCCTCTGGGGCCGCCTCAGCTCCTGGCGGCGGAGATGGCGGGGAATACAAGACCCTAAAGATAAGCGAGTTGGGGTCTCAGCTGAGTGACGAAGCAGTGGAGGACGGACTGTTTCACGAGTTCAAACGCTTCGGTGATGTAAGTGTCAAAATCAGCCATCTCTCGGGTTCTGGCAGCGGGGATGAGCGGGTAGCCTTTGTGAACTTCCGGCGGCCAGAGGACGCGCGGGCGGCCAAGCATGCCAGAGGCCGCCTGGTGCTCTATGACCGGCCTCTGAAGATAGAAGCTGTGTATGTGAGCCGGCGCCGCAGCCGCTCCCCTTTAGACAAAGATACTTATCCTCCGTCAGCCAGCGTGGTCGGGGCCTCTGTAGGTGGTCACCGGCACCCCCCTGGAGGCGGTGGTGGAGGCCAGAGATCACTTTCCCCTGGTGGCGCTGCCTTGGGATACAGAGACTACCGGTTGCAGCAGTTGGCTCTTGGCCGCCTTCCCCCTCCACCTCCGCCACCATTGCCCCGAGAGCTGGAGAGAGAGCGAGACTACCCGTTCTATGAGAGAGTGCGCCCAGCATACAGCCTTGAGCCAAGAGTGGGAGCTGGAGCAGGTGCTGCTCCTTTCAGAGAAGTGGATGAGATTTCACCCGAGGATGATCAGCGAGCTAACCGGACGCTTTTCTTGGGCAACCTGGACATCACTGTGACAGAGAGTGATCTAAGAAGGGCTTTTGATCGATTCGGAGTCATCACAGAAGTAGATATCAAAAGGCCTTCTCGCGGCCAGACCAGTACCTATGGCTTTCTCAAATTTGAGAACCTAGACATGTCTCACCGGGCCAAACTAGCAATGTCTGGAAAAATTATAATTCGGAATCCTATCAAGATTGGTTATGGTAAAGCTACACCCACCACCCGCCTCTGGGTAGGTGGCCTGGGACCTTGGGTGCCTCTGGCTGCCCTGGCACGAGAGTTTGACCGATTTGGCACCATACGTACCATAGACTACCGAAAAGGTGATAGTTGGGCGTATATACAGTATGAAAGCTTGGATGCAGCTCATGCTGCCTGGACCCATATGCGGGGCTTCCCACTTGGTGGCCCAGATCGTCGCCTTAGAGTAGACTTTGCAGACACAGAACATCGTTACCAGCAGCAAtatctgcagcctctgcccttgaCTCATTATGAATTGGTGACAGATACTTTTGGACATCGGGCACCTGATCCTTTGAGGGGTGCTAGGGATAGGACACCACCCTTACTGTACAGAGATCGTGATAGGGACCTTTACCCTGACTCTGATTGggtaccacccccacccccagttcgAGAACGCAGCACTCGGACTGCAGCTACTGCTGTGCCTGCTTATGAACCACTGGATAGCCTGGATCGCAGGCGGGATGGCTGGTCCTTGGACCGGGACAGAGGTGATCGAGATCTgcccagcagcagagaccagccTAGGAAGCGAAGGCTGCCTGAGGAGAGTGGAGGACGGCATCTGGATAGGTCCCCTGAGAGCGACCGTCCACGAAAACGTCATTGTGCTCCTTCTCCTGACCGCAGTCCAGAATTGAGCAGTAGCCGGGATCGCTACAACAGTGACAATGACCGATCTTCTCGTCTTCTTCTCTTGGAAAGGCCCTCTCCTATCAGAGACAGACGAGGTAGTTTGGAGAAGAGCCAAGGTGACAAGCGAGATCGTAAAAACTCTGCATCAGCTGAACGGGATAGAAAGCACCGGACAACTGCTTCCACTGAGGGAAAAAGCCCTTTGAAAAAAGAAGACCGATCTGATGGGACTGCACCCAGCAGCAGCACTGCTTCCTCAAAGCTGAAGTCCCCTGCCCAGAAACAGGATGGGGGGACAGCCCCTGCAACAGCAGCCTCTCCCAAACTCTGTTTGGCCTGGCAGGGTATGCTTCTACTGAAGAACAGCAACTTTCCTTCCAACATGCATCTGTTGCAGGGTGACCTCCAAGTGGCTAGTAGTCTTCTTGTGGAGGGCTCAACGGGAGGCAAAGTGGCCCAGCTCAAGATCACTCAGCGCCTCCGTTTGGACCAACCCAAGTTGGATGAAGTAACTCGACGCATCAAAGTGGCAGGGCCCAATGGTTATGCCATTCTTCTGGCAGTGCCTGGAAGTTCTGACAGCCGGTCCTCCTCTTCTTCAGCCACATCAGACACTGCCACATCTACTCAGAGGCCACTTAGGAACCTTGTGTCCTATTTAAAGCAAAAGCAAGCAGCTGGAGTGATCAGCCTCCCTGTGGGGGGCAACAAAGACAAGGAAAACACCGGGGTCCTTCATGCCTTCCCACCTTGTGAGTTCTCCCAGCAGTTCCTGGATTCCCCTGCCAAGGCACTGGCCAAATCTGAAGAAGATTACCTGGTCATGATCATTGTCCGTG TGTTTGGTTTTGAAATAGGAGTTAGGTATGAGAACAAGAAGAGAAGTGGAGCTGAACCTGTTAACATTCTGGTTATAGCAATGTCTCTAAAGGGAGAAAATGATTTCAG CAAAACTGGTGAACAGTGGATGAAGATACGGAATTCAAAGCTCTAA